One window of Pirellulales bacterium genomic DNA carries:
- a CDS encoding SPFH domain-containing protein, with protein MTETFNPLGTPARFRGFARWRRALIVWGVIALVALVLVSSTWKAFFVYVRPGSHLVITAKDGQPLTPGHVLAEAGQKGIQREVLGEGWHFVLPIVYATEMEKNTDVPPGKVGIVTALGGKPLPPGRLLAETTENPQDEEQGIQRQVLPPGSYRINLRGYRVELVDATEIKPGFVGVQRRLLGIDGASRFAEKPNEKGILREVLQPGLYYINTKEFEVIHSEVGIFQTAFRYDKRPQENTAIDFTSKGGFPISMDCTVEWEILPADMPSLVAEYGSRQVVEKTVVDVQAHSIGRDKGIDYGVQDFLEGTKREKFQADFTQELIRVGRVKNVTVHSAFIRNIVIPEAYLKPIRDKQIAGETEITNKAKEITAQTEAEVEREQQMIQQRVVEVEAETKRLVASIDRDVENIGTKTTNEIDKLKAEFDAKIAALEGRRTQVLGGADAQVTTLKETARSTLYQLKMDVFKNDADAFLRYSLSEQLNPNMVMRLFHSGAGTFWTNLEGKGVSLMLPAAGAAPAAAATPAAGRGNETK; from the coding sequence ATGACCGAAACGTTCAATCCTCTCGGCACTCCGGCTCGCTTCCGGGGGTTCGCGCGCTGGCGGCGGGCCCTGATCGTGTGGGGCGTGATCGCGCTCGTGGCACTGGTTCTGGTGTCTTCGACTTGGAAGGCCTTCTTCGTCTATGTCCGGCCGGGATCGCACTTAGTAATCACGGCGAAGGATGGGCAACCCCTCACGCCGGGACATGTACTGGCCGAAGCTGGCCAAAAGGGAATTCAGCGCGAGGTGCTCGGCGAAGGTTGGCACTTCGTCCTGCCGATCGTTTATGCCACCGAGATGGAGAAGAACACGGACGTGCCCCCAGGCAAGGTCGGCATCGTCACCGCATTGGGCGGAAAGCCCTTGCCCCCTGGACGTCTACTGGCCGAAACCACCGAGAATCCTCAGGACGAAGAGCAGGGCATTCAAAGGCAAGTGCTGCCGCCGGGATCGTATCGCATTAATCTGCGCGGTTACCGGGTCGAATTGGTCGATGCTACGGAGATCAAGCCGGGATTTGTCGGAGTGCAGCGCCGACTGCTGGGCATCGATGGTGCGAGTCGCTTTGCCGAGAAGCCCAATGAGAAGGGCATTCTGCGCGAAGTTCTACAGCCCGGTTTGTACTACATCAACACGAAGGAATTCGAGGTCATTCATTCCGAAGTGGGCATTTTCCAAACAGCCTTTCGCTACGACAAACGTCCCCAGGAAAATACGGCGATCGACTTCACCTCAAAGGGGGGCTTCCCGATCAGCATGGATTGCACCGTGGAATGGGAGATCCTGCCCGCCGACATGCCCAGCTTGGTGGCGGAGTATGGCTCGCGCCAGGTTGTAGAAAAGACCGTGGTCGATGTGCAGGCCCATTCGATCGGCCGTGACAAAGGCATTGATTACGGTGTGCAGGATTTTCTCGAAGGTACAAAGCGAGAGAAATTTCAGGCTGACTTTACCCAGGAACTCATCCGCGTGGGGCGGGTGAAGAACGTGACGGTCCATTCCGCGTTCATTCGGAACATCGTCATCCCCGAGGCGTATTTGAAACCGATTCGCGACAAGCAGATTGCCGGCGAAACCGAGATCACGAACAAAGCGAAGGAAATCACGGCGCAAACCGAGGCTGAAGTTGAGCGCGAACAACAAATGATCCAGCAGCGTGTGGTGGAAGTCGAGGCCGAGACCAAACGACTGGTGGCGAGCATCGACCGCGACGTCGAAAACATCGGTACTAAGACCACCAATGAAATCGATAAGCTAAAAGCCGAATTCGACGCGAAAATTGCCGCACTGGAAGGGCGTCGCACACAGGTCTTGGGCGGGGCCGACGCTCAAGTAACCACGCTCAAGGAAACGGCTCGGAGTACCCTTTACCAGTTGAAGATGGACGTCTTCAAAAACGATGCTGATGCTTTTCTGCGGTACTCGCTGTCCGAACAGTTAAATCCTAATATGGTAATGCGGCTGTTTCATAGCGGCGCCGGCACATTCTGGACCAACCTCGAAGGTAAAGGGGTCAGCCTGATGCTGCCCGCAGCGGGCGCCGCGCCGGCTGCCGCTGCGACGCCGGCCGCTGGCCGCGGCAACGAAACTAAGTAA
- a CDS encoding PspA/IM30 family protein: MMLGKLWRAIRAQINKGVNALWAADPIAQMQYEYDAAVAQLRDGREGLEQHRALVERVGRQVSGAERQLVTLGAKVKAYLAAGDRESAARFALELQRAEQELAENESQLELHESAYANNVAKIKHAAKKLSEVRNRIAQYDAELKTSNAEAEIATLVNNFNLDITTDFGQIEQMLQDKISLNRAKGRVAADLSGLSAIDLERERAMESILAEQALEQFESQQKLSPDANSTKIVQNPDPSSAPKRIEGHS, from the coding sequence ATGATGCTTGGCAAGCTATGGCGTGCGATTCGCGCCCAGATCAATAAGGGAGTAAACGCCCTGTGGGCCGCCGATCCCATCGCGCAGATGCAGTACGAGTACGATGCGGCCGTTGCACAACTACGGGACGGTCGTGAGGGACTCGAGCAGCATCGGGCGCTCGTCGAGCGCGTCGGCCGCCAGGTAAGCGGGGCGGAACGCCAGTTAGTGACGTTAGGGGCCAAAGTGAAAGCCTACCTCGCCGCAGGGGATCGAGAGTCGGCCGCGCGTTTTGCCCTGGAGTTGCAACGCGCGGAGCAGGAGTTGGCCGAGAATGAGAGCCAGCTTGAACTTCATGAGTCCGCGTACGCGAACAACGTGGCCAAGATCAAACACGCGGCCAAGAAGCTGTCCGAGGTTCGCAATCGCATCGCGCAATATGACGCCGAACTCAAGACCAGCAATGCCGAAGCCGAGATCGCTACGCTTGTCAATAATTTCAATCTCGACATCACCACCGACTTCGGCCAGATCGAGCAGATGCTGCAGGACAAGATCAGCCTGAACCGGGCCAAGGGACGCGTCGCGGCCGATCTTTCAGGCCTTTCGGCCATCGATCTCGAGCGCGAGCGCGCGATGGAATCGATTCTGGCTGAGCAAGCGCTCGAGCAGTTCGAGTCTCAGCAAAAGCTCAGCCCTGACGCTAATTCGACGAAGATCGTCCAGAACCCCGATCCGAGCAGTGCCCCGAAACGAATCGAAGGCCACTCCTAG
- a CDS encoding S46 family peptidase encodes MSAAVVSTLQADEGMWLFTNPPNKMLKETYGFEPNADWLKHVRQSSVRFNSGGSGSFVSSDGLVMTNHHVGADCLQKLSTPERDLIKTGFHAKKHEDEVKCVDLELNVLVDIEDVTDRVKSAVKEGVDAAEARKQRLAVMNTIEKESFDKTGLRSDVVTLYHGGKYHLYRYKKYTDVRLVFAPEKDIAFFGGDPDNFEYPRFDLDVCFFRVYEDGKPAKIKDFLKWSKNGAKDGELIFVSGHPGRTNRLDTVKHLEFLRDVAFPSVLDMIRRREVTLRTFAERGLENLRRAQDDLFSYQNSRKARLGGLAGLQDPKIMDLKRREETALRDAVMKDPKLAKEYGDAWDQVARTVEVLAGIYEEYQLLEVGRAFNSDLFTIARRLLRLSEETSKPNAERLREYAEAGLDSLKQQLFSEAPIYADLEVVKLADSLGMLMEIEGADDPLVQKILDGKSPRERAAELVAGSKLADVALRKQLADGGAAAIEKSKDPMIELARLIDEPSRKIRRIYEEQVDEPQRQAYGKIAQARFAIYGESVYPDATFTLRLAYGKVAGYDDAGKRMPAWTTIAGAYEHSKDHGGKDPFELPESWLSHKKDLDLKTPFNFVSTADIIGGNSGSPVVNRDGEVVGLIFDGNIQSLVLDFIYTQDQARATSVHSSAIVEALRKVYGAKELADELGK; translated from the coding sequence ATGAGCGCTGCCGTCGTTTCCACGCTGCAGGCCGATGAAGGAATGTGGCTGTTCACCAATCCGCCGAACAAGATGCTCAAGGAGACCTACGGATTCGAGCCCAATGCGGATTGGCTGAAACACGTGCGACAATCGTCGGTCCGCTTTAACAGCGGTGGATCAGGCTCGTTTGTTTCGTCCGACGGCCTGGTGATGACCAATCATCACGTGGGTGCCGACTGCCTGCAAAAACTCAGCACGCCCGAGCGCGACCTGATCAAGACCGGCTTTCACGCCAAGAAGCACGAAGATGAGGTGAAGTGCGTCGACCTGGAATTGAACGTGCTGGTCGATATTGAGGACGTCACCGATCGCGTGAAGTCCGCAGTGAAAGAAGGAGTTGACGCGGCCGAGGCGCGGAAGCAGCGCTTGGCCGTCATGAATACGATCGAAAAAGAGTCGTTCGACAAGACTGGCCTGCGCAGCGACGTGGTGACGCTGTACCACGGCGGCAAGTATCACTTGTACCGCTACAAGAAATATACCGACGTGCGCCTGGTATTCGCTCCCGAAAAGGACATCGCCTTTTTCGGCGGCGATCCGGACAACTTCGAATACCCGCGATTCGATTTGGACGTGTGCTTCTTCCGCGTCTACGAAGACGGCAAGCCGGCGAAGATCAAGGACTTCTTGAAGTGGAGCAAGAACGGAGCTAAAGACGGCGAGCTGATTTTCGTCTCCGGTCATCCGGGCCGAACCAATCGCCTGGATACGGTCAAGCATTTGGAGTTCTTGCGGGACGTCGCGTTTCCGTCAGTGCTCGACATGATCCGTCGCCGCGAGGTAACCCTGCGGACGTTTGCCGAACGCGGCTTAGAAAATCTACGCCGGGCGCAGGACGACCTGTTCAGCTACCAGAACAGCCGCAAAGCCCGCTTGGGCGGTCTGGCCGGCCTGCAAGATCCGAAGATCATGGACCTGAAACGTCGCGAGGAAACCGCGCTGCGCGACGCCGTGATGAAGGACCCGAAGCTGGCCAAGGAATATGGCGACGCTTGGGATCAGGTGGCTCGCACGGTAGAAGTGCTGGCCGGCATCTACGAAGAATATCAATTGCTCGAAGTCGGCCGTGCATTTAATTCCGATCTGTTCACGATCGCCCGCCGGCTACTGCGATTATCGGAAGAGACGAGCAAGCCGAACGCCGAACGACTGCGCGAATATGCCGAGGCGGGGCTCGATTCGCTGAAGCAACAGTTGTTTTCTGAGGCGCCGATTTACGCCGACCTGGAAGTGGTGAAGCTGGCTGACTCGCTAGGAATGTTGATGGAGATCGAGGGGGCCGACGACCCACTGGTACAAAAGATCCTGGACGGCAAATCCCCGCGCGAGCGCGCGGCCGAATTGGTCGCCGGTTCGAAATTGGCTGACGTAGCACTTCGAAAGCAACTGGCTGACGGGGGTGCCGCGGCTATCGAGAAGTCAAAGGATCCGATGATCGAACTCGCTCGCCTGATCGACGAGCCGTCGCGCAAGATTCGCCGCATCTACGAAGAGCAGGTCGACGAGCCCCAACGTCAAGCCTATGGCAAGATTGCCCAGGCCCGGTTCGCGATTTACGGCGAAAGCGTCTATCCCGATGCGACCTTCACGCTTCGCCTGGCCTACGGCAAGGTGGCCGGCTACGACGATGCCGGCAAAAGGATGCCCGCTTGGACAACGATTGCCGGTGCTTACGAGCATTCGAAGGATCACGGCGGCAAGGATCCGTTCGAGTTGCCCGAGAGCTGGCTCAGTCACAAGAAGGATCTTGACTTGAAGACCCCCTTTAACTTCGTCAGCACGGCCGACATTATCGGCGGAAATTCAGGCAGTCCGGTCGTGAATCGCGATGGCGAAGTCGTGGGCCTGATCTTCGACGGCAATATTCAGTCGCTGGTTCTCGACTTCATCTACACGCAAGATCAGGCGCGCGCGACGAGCGTTCATTCGTCGGCCATCGTCGAAGCCCTACGCAAAGTGTACGGGGCGAAGGAATTGGCGGACGAGTTGGGCAAATGA
- a CDS encoding oligopeptide transporter, OPT family, with the protein MAAPTAGEPRTAKQSAPPAHDPYVPESVEMAEFTWSAVLVGAVLGIIFGASSLYLVLKVGLTVSASIPVAVLSITLFRLFSRLFGIRRSTILENNIVQTTGSAGESIAFGVGVTIPALMLLGMDMELTRVMTVGVLGGLLGILMMIPLRRAFIVKQHGTLKYPEGTACADVLIVGEEGGATAATVFTGFGLAFVHKFVMTALHLWKDEVNQPLTNAAGKGLRGGVVGGELTPELLGVGYIIGPRIASIMLAGGVLAYLVLTPMVFLFSNQAPFPVGGSTEKIVESVVAVRKHYILYIGAGAVAAGGIISMLQALPMIFSSLKSGLRDLIPSGGKSAAGATMRTEQDLPMAVVFLGAIVLVLAMAVIPSLGLGVTTNGLLGAGLIVLFGFLFVTVSSRLTGEIGSSSNPISGMTVATLLLTCLIFLALGKTDRAAALTAMTVAAIVCVASSNGGTTSQDLKTGYLIGATPRLQQIAILIGALSSALVIGVVLLMLNNAGTVWTNRPENVPRYIVPDVSKITHKEKPGGQYVDDQHEYYVWHATEGQVQNVPQGKYLANDRGQLVYLVDPGINGRVKQRDDGTKVNKFDAPKTQLMALIIDGILRQKLPWELVFIGVLIAITLELAGVPSLPFAVGVYLPIQSSVPIFLGGAVRWLVDKIRRSSQAEGDMSPGVLLSSGYIAGGAIAGVLVALFGFLPSAWLGYLNLSPKLPPGWVASNWPSLAAFSFLIVLLALTGFGWLFRGAQSTSPPAKSAKSK; encoded by the coding sequence ATGGCAGCCCCCACCGCAGGTGAGCCGCGTACCGCCAAGCAGTCCGCGCCGCCGGCTCACGACCCATACGTCCCTGAATCGGTCGAGATGGCCGAATTCACCTGGTCGGCGGTTTTGGTCGGGGCGGTGTTGGGCATCATTTTCGGCGCTTCGTCGTTATACCTGGTGCTGAAGGTTGGGTTGACCGTTTCCGCGTCGATTCCGGTCGCCGTACTGTCGATTACGCTGTTCCGGCTGTTCTCGCGCCTGTTTGGCATTCGCCGCTCGACCATTCTGGAAAACAATATCGTCCAGACCACCGGTTCGGCCGGTGAGTCGATCGCCTTCGGAGTCGGCGTCACAATCCCTGCCCTGATGCTGTTGGGCATGGATATGGAACTGACCCGCGTCATGACCGTGGGCGTGCTGGGCGGCCTACTCGGCATTTTGATGATGATTCCGCTACGGCGGGCCTTCATCGTCAAGCAGCACGGCACGCTGAAGTATCCCGAAGGAACAGCCTGCGCCGATGTTCTGATCGTTGGCGAAGAAGGGGGCGCGACCGCGGCCACCGTGTTCACCGGTTTTGGTCTGGCGTTCGTACACAAGTTTGTGATGACGGCGCTGCACCTCTGGAAGGACGAAGTAAACCAGCCCCTTACCAACGCCGCCGGTAAGGGGTTGCGCGGCGGCGTGGTCGGCGGAGAACTGACCCCCGAGCTATTGGGCGTGGGCTACATCATCGGGCCCAGGATCGCCTCGATCATGTTGGCCGGCGGCGTGCTGGCCTATCTGGTACTGACGCCGATGGTGTTTTTGTTCAGCAATCAGGCGCCGTTTCCCGTTGGCGGGTCGACCGAGAAAATCGTCGAGTCAGTCGTGGCCGTTCGAAAGCATTACATTCTTTACATTGGGGCAGGGGCAGTAGCCGCCGGGGGAATCATCAGCATGCTGCAGGCACTGCCGATGATTTTCAGTTCGCTGAAGTCCGGCTTACGCGATCTAATTCCCAGCGGCGGAAAATCGGCCGCCGGAGCGACGATGCGGACGGAACAAGACCTGCCAATGGCGGTCGTCTTCCTGGGCGCGATCGTCTTGGTGCTGGCCATGGCCGTAATTCCCAGCCTGGGGTTGGGCGTGACGACAAACGGTTTGCTGGGTGCCGGATTGATTGTGCTGTTCGGCTTCTTGTTCGTCACCGTTTCGTCACGACTGACCGGGGAAATCGGCTCGTCCTCGAACCCGATCTCTGGCATGACGGTTGCGACGTTGTTACTCACCTGCTTGATCTTTCTTGCCCTCGGAAAGACCGATCGGGCGGCGGCTTTGACCGCCATGACCGTGGCCGCGATCGTATGCGTTGCCTCGAGCAATGGCGGCACAACTTCGCAAGACCTGAAGACCGGTTATCTAATCGGTGCCACGCCGCGGCTGCAGCAAATCGCGATATTGATCGGCGCGTTATCCAGCGCGCTGGTCATCGGTGTCGTCTTGCTTATGCTCAACAATGCCGGGACGGTATGGACCAACCGGCCCGAAAACGTGCCACGATACATCGTGCCCGACGTTTCAAAAATTACCCACAAAGAGAAACCTGGCGGGCAGTACGTCGACGATCAACACGAATACTACGTCTGGCACGCCACCGAAGGACAGGTGCAAAACGTTCCGCAGGGTAAGTATCTGGCGAACGACCGTGGGCAACTCGTTTACCTCGTCGATCCCGGCATCAATGGTCGCGTCAAACAACGAGACGACGGCACGAAGGTCAACAAGTTCGACGCGCCAAAAACCCAGTTGATGGCCTTGATCATCGACGGAATTCTGCGGCAAAAACTTCCGTGGGAATTGGTATTCATCGGTGTGCTGATTGCGATCACGCTGGAACTGGCGGGCGTGCCGTCGCTGCCGTTCGCGGTCGGAGTCTATCTGCCAATTCAATCGTCGGTACCGATTTTTTTGGGGGGCGCCGTCCGCTGGCTCGTCGACAAGATCCGTCGCTCGTCGCAGGCCGAAGGGGACATGAGCCCGGGCGTACTGCTTAGTTCCGGCTACATTGCCGGTGGCGCGATTGCCGGAGTTTTGGTCGCGCTTTTTGGATTCTTGCCTTCCGCCTGGCTCGGATATCTCAACTTGTCTCCGAAACTGCCGCCCGGCTGGGTCGCGAGCAACTGGCCGTCGCTGGCCGCTTTCAGTTTCTTGATCGTGCTGTTGGCGCTGACGGGTTTTGGCTGGCTGTTCCGCGGCGCTCAGTCGACGTCTCCGCCGGCGAAATCGGCGAAATCGAAATAG
- a CDS encoding serine/threonine-protein kinase, which produces MGLLDSFKSVLTGGRVDVRGRYEFLREAISGTMSKFYMARDRKSGQVVGLKILDPKKTAEFEARFKGLKKPFEGEIIAAVSHPNVVRVLSHGTTLQGEPFVVMEFIDGTGLNSLTIGRSTLLDGRRVSLIRQAAEALRAVHQAGYIHRDVCPRNFMVSPDGNELKLIDFGLTVPATPLFMQPGNRTGTPNYMAPELVKRLATDQRLDVFSFGVSAYEICTFNLPWERGTDGRAAMSHAMHAPVEIEKYRPQINPVLGKAIMSCVEQRVDKRCPSMDAFLQMIRDVKQDDQS; this is translated from the coding sequence GCGCGGCCGCTACGAGTTCCTGCGCGAAGCGATCTCGGGCACCATGTCCAAGTTCTACATGGCGCGCGATCGAAAGTCGGGGCAAGTCGTCGGGCTGAAGATCCTCGATCCGAAAAAGACGGCCGAATTCGAAGCTCGTTTCAAGGGGCTCAAGAAGCCCTTCGAAGGCGAGATCATCGCGGCCGTCTCACACCCGAATGTCGTGCGCGTTCTGTCACACGGCACCACGCTGCAAGGCGAGCCGTTCGTAGTGATGGAGTTCATCGACGGGACGGGCTTGAATTCGTTGACGATCGGCCGCAGCACGTTATTGGACGGGCGCCGCGTTTCGCTCATTCGCCAGGCGGCCGAGGCGCTACGGGCCGTCCATCAGGCGGGCTACATTCATCGCGACGTCTGCCCTCGCAACTTCATGGTTTCGCCCGATGGCAACGAGTTGAAACTGATCGACTTCGGACTGACCGTGCCAGCAACCCCGCTGTTCATGCAGCCAGGGAATCGGACTGGGACGCCAAACTATATGGCGCCTGAGTTGGTCAAACGACTGGCGACCGATCAGCGGTTGGACGTATTTTCGTTCGGCGTCAGTGCCTACGAGATATGCACGTTCAATCTTCCCTGGGAACGTGGAACGGACGGCCGTGCGGCAATGTCGCACGCGATGCATGCGCCGGTCGAAATCGAGAAATATCGCCCGCAGATCAATCCGGTACTTGGCAAGGCAATCATGTCGTGCGTCGAGCAACGGGTGGACAAGCGCTGCCCCTCGATGGATGCCTTTCTACAAATGATTCGCGACGTCAAACAGGACGATCAATCCTGA